A genomic region of Trifolium pratense cultivar HEN17-A07 linkage group LG3, ARS_RC_1.1, whole genome shotgun sequence contains the following coding sequences:
- the LOC123918860 gene encoding 1,4-alpha-glucan-branching enzyme 3, chloroplastic/amyloplastic-like: MTTTLSIPLNIFFFHQIQTTPTSSNFQQPQTVTFSRRKTTLKTACSGSQENPQQHQKKQKKKKEFNTNDTDSDGEKGYDPVGFLVKRGISHKAFAQFLRERHKALKDLKDEILKRHMNFKIMASGFELLGMHRHPEHRVDYMEWAPGARYCAITADFNDWSATENCAREHYFGHDDYGYWFIILEDKLREGEEPDELYFQQYNYVDDYDKGDSGVTVEELFKKANDEYWQPGEDRYLKNHFEVPAKLYEQMFGPNGPQTIEELGDIPDAETRYKEWAAKNGPSPYAVIDEGKNYDIFNVKVDPEWHERIRALKPPIAYWLETRKGRKAWLKKYMPGIPHGSKYRVYFNTPNGPLERVPAWATYVQPELDGRQAYAIHWEPPPEDAYKWKNKSPKVPKSLRIYEAHIGISGSEPKISSFNDFTDKVLPYIKKAGYNAIQLIGVVEHKDYFTVGYRVTNFYATSSRYGTPDDFKRLVDEAHGLGLLVFMEIVHSYAAADEMVGLSLFDGSNDCFFHSGKRGQHKFWGTRMFKYGDLDVLHFLLSNLSWWIEEYQIDGYQFHSLSSMIYTHNGFASFTGDLEEYSNQYVDREALLYLIMANEILHVLYPNIVTIAEDATYYPGLCEPTSQGGLGFDYYVNLSAPEMWSTFLETVPDHEWSMTKIVNTLVSKKENADKMLLYAENHNQSISGRRSFAEILFGEVDEHSENYKESLLRGSSLHKMIRLITLTIGGRAYMNFMGNEFGHPKSVEFPTSSNDFSYSLANRQWDLLEKDGIHRDLFTFDKDMMKLDEKERVLSRVFPIFHHINDSSMVISYVRGPLLFIFNFHPTESYDSYAVGVEEAGEYQLILNTDEIKYAGQGILKEDQYFQRTISRRVDGHRNCIELQLPSRTAQVYKLKRILRI, from the exons ATGACAACAACACTTTCAATTCCACTCAACATCTTCTTCTTCCATCAAATTCAAACCACACCCACTTCTTCAAATTTCCAACAACCCCAAACCGTTACCTTTTCCCGCAGAAAAACAACCTTAAAAACCGCATGTTCTGGTTCACAAGAAAACCCCCAACAACACCAAAAGAagcagaaaaagaagaaagagttCAATACAAATGACACTGATTCTGATGGTGAAAAGGGTTATGACCCTGTTGGATTTCTCGTCAAACGTGGGATTTCTCATAAAGCATTTGCTCAGTTTCTTCGTGAAAG gCATAAAGCGTTGAAGGACCTGAAAGATGAAATTTTGAAACGGCACATGAACTTCAAGATTATGGCTTCTGG GTTTGAGTTATTGGGTATGCATCGTCATCCAGAACATCGGGTTGATTATATGGAATGGGCTCCAG GGGCTCGTTATTGTGCAATTACTGCTGACTTCAATGATTGGTCAGCTACAGAAAATTGTGCAAGAGAGCATTACTTTGGTCACGATGATTATGGATACTGGTTTATTATTCTTGAAGATAAGCTAAGAGAGGGAGAAGAGCCAGATGAACTATACTTTCAGCAGTATAACTATGTAGATGATTATGATAAAGGTGATAGTGGAGTCACCGTTGAAGAGCTCTTTAAGAAAGCAAACGACGAATACTGGCAACCAGGGGAAGATCGTTACCTGAAAAACCATTTTGAAGTTCCAGCTAAGTTGTACGAGCAGATGTTTGGTCCTAATGGGCCTCAAACCATTGAGGAGTTAGGAGACATACCGGATGCAGAAACAAGATATAAGGAATGGGCAGCAAAAAATGGACCTTCCCCTTATGCCGTGATTGACGAAGGCAAGAATTACGACATATTTAATGTGAAAGTTGATCCAGAATGGCATGAGAGAATTCGTGCGCTGAAACCTCCAATAGCATACTGGCTTGAGACACGTAAAGGAAGGAAAGCGTGGTTGAAAAAGTATATGCCTGGCATTCCTCATGGCAGCAAGTATAGGGTTTACTTTAACACTCCAAATGGACCGTTGGAGCGAGTACCTGCTTGGGCTACATATGTGCAGCCTG AATTAGATGGAAGACAAGCTTATGCAATCCACTGGGAACCGCCTCCAGAAGATGCATACAAATGGAAAAACAAAAGCCCCAAAGTACCGAAGTCATTGCGGATATATGAAGCTCATATTGGAATTAGTGGATCTGAGCCAAAAATATCTTCATTCAATGATTTCACAGACAAG GTTCTTCCTTACATAAAAAAAGCTGGATACAATGCAATCCAGTTGATTGGAGTTGTTGAACACAAGGATTATTTTACTGTTGGTTACAGA GTTACCAATTTTTATGCCACTAGTAGTCGATATGGCACTCCAGATGACTTCAAGCGATTAGTTGATGAGGCACATG GACTAGGACTGCTTGTCTTCATGGAAATTGTCCATTCATATGCTGCTGCAGATGAGATGGTTGGATTATCATTGTTCGATGGATCTAATGACTGTTTTTTTCATTCTG GTAAAAGGGGGCAACACAAGTTCTGGGGAACCAGAATGTTCAAATATGGCGACCTCGATGTTCTTCATTTCCTTCTATCAAACTTGAGCTG GTGGATTGAGGAGTATCAAATTGATGGTTACCAGTTCCATTCACTTTCTTCTATGATATATACTCACAACGGTTTTGCTTCATTTACTGGTGACTTGGAGGA GTACAGCAACCAATATGTTGACAGGGAAGCACTATTATATCTTATCATGGCCAATGAAATACTACATGTTCTTTACCCAAATATTGTCACAATAGCCGAAGAT GCAACATATTATCCTGGATTATGTGAGCCAACTTCTCAAGGTGGACTTGGATTTGATTACTACGTCAACCTTTCTGCACCTGAGATGTGGTCAACTTTTCTTGAGACTGTTCCTGACCATGAATGGAGCATGACTAAG ATTGTTAACACATTAGTTTCTAAAAAGGAAAATGCGGATAAGATGCTCTTATATGCAGAAAATCACAACCAG TCTATATCCGGAAGGCGGTCATTTGCAGAAATATTGTTTGGTGAAGTTGATGAGCATTCAGAAAACTACAAGGAATCTTTATTGAGGGGATCTTCATTACATAAA ATGATCAGATTGATCACGTTAACAATTGGTGGTCGTGCCTATATGAACTTCATGGGCAATGAATTTGGGCATCCAAAG AGTGTTGAGTTTCCAACATCGAGCAACGACTTCTCATATTCGCTTGCTAATCGGCAGTGGGATCTTTTGGAAAAAGATGGAATTCACCGTGATTTATTTACCTTTGATAAg GATATGATGAAGCTGGATGAGAAGGAGAGAGTGCTCTCTCGTGTTTTTCCAATCTTTCACCATATCAATGACAGTTCAATG GTCATATCTTACGTCAGAGGCCCGCTTctcttcattttcaattttcatccaaCAGAGTCTTATGATAGCTATGCAGTAGGTGTAGAAGAAGCCGGGGAGTATCAG CTTATTCTGAACACGGATGAAATAAAGTATGCCGGTCAAGGGATCCTTAAAGAAGACCAATATTTTCAAAGAACTATAAGCAGAAG AGTCGATGGGCATCGAAACTGCATAGAGCTGCAACTCCCTAGCAGAACTGCTCAG GTTTACAAGTTAAAGCGAATATTGAGAATATGA